A genomic window from Haliaeetus albicilla chromosome 10, bHalAlb1.1, whole genome shotgun sequence includes:
- the SLC9A5 gene encoding sodium/hydrogen exchanger 5 isoform X1 produces MQPPAASPGPAAPAGAELLRWQWREVQAPCLVAAWILVASLAKIVFHLSRKVTSIVPESCLLILLGLGLGGIVLAVAKKAEYQLEPNMFFLFLLPPIVLDSGYFMPSRLFFDNIGAILTYAVVGTLWNSFTTGAALWGLHRAGLMADPGVEAGLMDFLLFGSLISAVDPVAVLAVFEEVHVNETLFIIVFGESLLNDAVTVVLYKVFNSFVELGPAHIHATDYVKGVASFFLVSLGGTAVGLLFAFLLALITRFTKRVRIIEPLFVFLLAYVAYLAAEMVSLSSILAVTFCGICCKKYVEANISQKSRTTVKYTMKTLASSSETIIFMFLGISAVDTSKWAWDTALVLGTLLFILLFRAVGVVLQTCVLNHFRLIPLDRIDQVVMSYGGLRGAVAFALVILLDRTKVKAKDYFVATTIVVVFFTVIVQGLTIKPLVTWLKVKRSDHHKPTLNEELHEHAFDHILAAVEDIVGHHGYHYWRDNVYLQHCDRKRMRKACFLEGKHSSRAATLAPVPFPSPPTDALVSGFPLGRDEGWEQFDKKYLSQLLMRKSAYRLRDEIWDVYYKLNIRDAISFVDQGGHVLSAAKLALPSMPSRTSMSESSVTNLLRESGSGACLDLQVIDTVRSRRDKEDAAMHHVLRGSLYKPRRRYKASYSRHFISPDKQERQDKEIFRQNMKRRLETFKSTKHNVCSSKNKARLKEKGRKKKNISLTREAPNGKTHRNVPWQEAAPVLVMVSSEEEESDSSETEREDDEGIVFIARATDEVLQGKTTPGSLDVCPSPCIIPPSPTLAEKELPWKGDQADLAVYVSSETTKIVPVDMQKAWNQSISSLESIASPPGVESGPQHRRFACPVLEEQPQSASQVMPEQGSCFQFPSHVSKSGRSQSDSSPDGAEQQELQPLMATEEQGRMLPATEPRWLMFNRASHL; encoded by the exons TTTTCCACCTGTCAAGGAAGGTGACGTCCATCGTCCCAGAGAGCTGCCTCCTCatcctgctggggctgggccTGGGAGGCATCGTGTTGGCTGTGGCAAAGAAAGCCGAGTACCAGCTGGAGCCCAAcatgttcttcctcttccttctgcccCCCATCGTCCTAGACTCGGGCTACTTCATGCCCAGCCGGCTGTTCTTTGACAACATTGGTGCCATCCTCACCTACGCGGTGGTGGGCACGCTCTGGAACTCCTTCACCACCGGCGCTGCGCTCTGGGGGCTGCACCGAGCCGGGCTCATGG CAGATCCAGGCGTTGAAGCTGGGCTGATGGATTTCCTGCTCTTCGGCAGCCTCATCTCAGCTGTGGACCCCGTGGCAGTGCTGGCCGTCTTTGAAGAGGTCCATGTAAATGAGACCCTCTTCATCATCGTGTTTGGCGAGTCTCTCCTGAATGATGCTGTCACCGTG GTGCTGTACAAGGTCTTCAACTCTTTTGTGGAGCTGGGCCCAGCACACATCCATGCCACTGACTACGTGAAGGGGGTAG CCTCCTTCTTCCTGGTGAGCCTTGGGGGCACGGCCGTGGGGCTGCTCTTTGCCTTTCTCCTGGCCCTGATCACGCGGTTCACCAAGCGTGTGCGCATCATTGAGCCACTCTTCGTCTTCCTCTTGGCCTATGTTGCATACCTTGCTGCTGAGATGGTCTCGCTTTCCTCCATCCTGGC AGTCACCTTCTGTGGGATCTGCTGCAAGAAGTACGTGGAAGCCAACATCTCCCAGAAATCCCGCACCACGGTCAAGTACACCATGAagaccctggccagcagctcaGAGACCATCATCTTCATGTTTCTGGGCATCTCGGCTGTGGACACCTCCAAGTGGGCATGGGACACAGCACTGGTGCTGGGCACCCTGCTCTTTATCCTGCTCTTCAGAGCTGTGG GCGTTGTCCTCCAGACCTGTGTGCTCAACCACTTCCGCCTCATCCCCCTGGACAGGATTGACCAGGTGGTCATGTCATATGGTGGCCTCCGGGGGGCCGTGGCCTTTGCCCTGGTCATCCTGCTGGACAGGACAAAGGTGAAAGCCAAGGACTACTTTGTGGCAACAACCATCGTGGTGGTGTTCTTCACTGTCATTGTGCAG GGCCTCACTATCAAACCCCTGGTGACATGGCTGAAGGTGAAGCGCAGTGACCACCACAAGCCCACGCTGAACGAGGAGCTGCATGAGCAC GCCTTTGACCACATCCTGGCAGCGGTGGAGGACATCGTGGGGCACCATGGCTACCATTACTGGCGGGACAA TGTTTATCTGCAGCACTGTGACAGGAAAAGGATGCGAAAAGCCTGTTTCCTGGAGGGGAAGCACTCCAGCAGGGCAGCCACACTAGCCCCAGTCCCGTTCCCATCGCCTCCCACAGACGCACTGGTCTCTGGCTTCCCCTTGGGCAGGGACGAAGG gtgggaacagttCGACAAGAAGTACCTGAGCCAGCTCCTGATGCGGAAATCTGCCTACAGGCTGCGGGACGAGATCTGGGATGTTTACTACAAGCTGAACATCCGTGATGCTATCAGCTTTGTCGACCAG GGTGGCCACGTGCTCTCAGCTGCCAAGCTGGCACTGCCCTCCATGCCCAGCCGCACGTCCATGTCAGAGTCGTCGGTCACAAACCTCCT GAGGGAGAGCGGGAGTGGTGCATGCCTGGACCTGCAGGTGATTGACACAGTGCGGAGCCGCCGGGACAAGGAGGATGCTGCCATGCACCATGTGCTGCGAGGGAGCCTCTACAAGCCCCGCCGGCGG TACAAGGCCAGCTACAGCCGTCACTTCATCTCTCCAGATAAACAAGAGCGCCAAGATAAAGAAATCTTCCGGCAGAACATGAAGAGGCGGCTGGAGACCTTCAAGTCCACAAAGCACAATGTCTGCTCCTCCAAGAACAAGGCCAGGCTGAAGGAAAAGGGCAGGAAAAAG AAGAACATCTCTCTGACCAGAGAGGCACCCAATGGGAAGACGCACAGAAATGTCCCCTGGCAGGAGGCAG CTCCTGTCCTCGTAATGGTCAgctcagaggaggaggagagcgaTAGCTCGGAGACGGAGAGAGAGGACGACGAAGGGATTGTGTTCATCGCTCGAGCCACTGATGAGGTCCTACAGGGAAAGACAACTCCTG GCAGCCTGGATgtctgccccagcccctgcatCATCCCGCCATCGCCCACCTTGGCAGAGAAGGAGCTGCCGTGGAAAGGAGACCAGGCTGATCTGGCTGTTTATGTCTCCTCGGAGACCACCAAAATTGTCCCAGTGGATATGCAGAAGGCGTGGAACCAAAGCATCTCCTCCCTGGAGAGCATCGCTTCCCCCCCAGGCGTCGAGAGCGGACCTCAGCACAGGAGATTcgcctgccctgtgctggaggAACAACCCCAGTCTGCAAGCCAGGTGATGCCGGAGCAGGGCTCCTGCTTCCAGTTCCCCAGCCATGTCTCTAAGAGCGGCCGGTCGCAGAGTGACAGCAGCCCGGATGGCgctgagcagcaggagctgcagcctttgATGGCCAcagaggagcagggcaggatgcTGCCTGCCACGGAGCCCAGATGGCTGATGTTCAACAGAGCAAGCCACCTCTGA